The following proteins are encoded in a genomic region of Arachis ipaensis cultivar K30076 chromosome B02, Araip1.1, whole genome shotgun sequence:
- the LOC107627867 gene encoding glyoxylate/hydroxypyruvate reductase HPR3 — MAEEEKVEGLQQLKHENQDLPQVLVLGSPTCLQTLKQLYSHKFRFLIPNTSLDSLYPLTAPLSSISAVICSASFSLTAPVLRLLPSLRLVVTTSAGTDHIDLNECGCRGIQVAGAGKLFSEEVADMAVGLKNMCSFASFTWKAITH; from the exons ATGgcggaagaagaaaaagtagaAGGATTACAGCAACTCAAACACGAAAACCAAGATCTTCCACAAGTGCTTGTTCTTGGTTCTCCAACGTGCTTACAAACCTTAAAACAACTCTACTCTCACAAATTCCGTTTTCTTATCCCAAACACTTCGTTGGACTCACTCTACCCTCTCACCGCTCCACTTTCATCCATCTCCGCCGTCATCTGCAGTGCTTCCTTCTCCCTCACCGCCCCCGTCCTCCGCCTCCTCCCCTCCCTCCGACTAGTCGTCACCACCAGTGCCGGCACCGATCACATTGACCTCAATGAGTGTGGCTGCCGAGGGATACAGGTAGCTGGCGCCGGAAAACTGTTTTCCGAGGAGGTGGCTGATATGGCGGTGGGGCttaaa AACATGTGTTCATTTGCAAGCTTCACTTGGAAAGCAATAACGCATTGA
- the LOC107626016 gene encoding UTP:RNA uridylyltransferase 1 (The sequence of the model RefSeq protein was modified relative to this genomic sequence to represent the inferred CDS: added 52 bases not found in genome assembly): MNGGGGDPPPPSNGGEFLLSLIQRPPQHHHQPPPPPQSHHQNQPPPPPQLQQQQSPAALDPAVALMGPTIPFVPPSPWQSNGHDHPIPQLHHHHHHQQQQNHLQLPWPHSLSYPQNLFGLTHNPFAPPPGVPQTQTLTPIPNSNIGIDDLRRLGFPVETVATTTNLSNNSNIRVDAFVQQQKQQELKLKFGSLPNDAFAHEVPPNGAVDSLLYLKLNNGNLNFHVEPHKQGPKFSNSAGNFDVVEQDRRGVERGNNNNHININNNSFHGGGGNLRSETSRAPPPGFGNKQRGKGHWGSGGRRKGSEVDDDRAMPVDSGGLGGRIESVHPRKENFRMVSGGRSGGRGNVGREMGILEQLDHPGPPAGSKLHSVSGADVEESLAKLQIGDAADDDGDGDLDADALGEQLGDSLLVGDESEDKNNSRQRRAREKDARSLDSRGQRLLSQRQRMYKRQTICRRDIDNLNVPFLAIYESLIPPEEEKVKQTQLLALLKKLVSKEWPEAQLYIYGSCANSFGVSKSDIDICLAIEEANMEKSDILMKLADILQSDNLQNVQALTRARVPIVKLMDPATGISCDICINNLLAVVNTKLLWDYAQIDARLRQLAFIIKHWAKSRGVNETYHGTLSSYAYVLMCIHFLQQRRPAILPCLQEMESTYSVKVDNVNCAYFDKVRTLADFGRPNKETIAQLVWGFFYYWAYCHDYANSVISVRTGSIISKREKDWTRWVGNDRHLICIEDPFEISHDLGRVVDKRSIKVLREEFERAADIMQYDPNPCVKLFEPYVPS, encoded by the exons TCCTCTCTCTCATCCAACGACCCCCTCAACACCACCATCAACCTCCTCCTCCACCTCAATCACACCACCAAAACCAGCCGCCACCTCCGCCGCAGCTGCAGCAACAACAATCTCCGGCAGCACTGGATCCCGCCGTCGCATTAATGGGTCCCACAATTCCATTTGTACCCCCGTCCCCGTGGCAATCCAACGGTCACGATCACCCCATCCCTCAgctccatcaccatcaccatcatcaacaacaacagaaCCATCTTCAGCTTCCTTGGCCCCACTCTCTCTCTTACCCGCAAAATCTCTTCGGGTTGACTCATAATCCGTTTGCCCCTCCTCCTGGTGTACCCCAAACCCAAACCCTAACCCCAATTCCCAACTCCAACATTGGAATCGACGATCTCAGAAGATTAGGGTTTCCAGTCGAAACGGTCGCTACTACTACAAATCTAAGCAATAACAGCAACATTAGAGTTGATGCTTTTGTTCAGCAGCAGAAGCAGCAGGAGCTGAAGCTAAAGTTTGGGTCCTTGCCTAATGACGCTTTTGCTCATGAAGTTCCACCTAATGGGGCGGTGGATTCGTTGCTGTACTTGAAGCTGAACAATGGGAACTTGAACTTCCATGTTGAACCGCATAAACAAggtccaaaattttcaaattctgcTGGGAATTTTGATGTTGTTGAACAAGATAGGAGAGGGGTTGAGAGGGGGAATAACAACAACCACATCAATATTAATAACAATAGTTTTCATGGTGGTGGAGGGAATCTTAGGTCTGAGACTAGTAGGGCTCCACCGCCAGGGTTTGGGAACAAGCAAAGGGGAAAGGGTCATTGGGGCTCTGGGGGGAGAAGGAAGGGTTCAGAGGTTGATGATGATCGAGCGATGCCTGTTGATTCTGGGGGATTGGGTGGTAGGATTGAGAGTGTGCACCCTAGGAAGGAAAATTTCAGGATGGTGTCTGGGGGAAGAAGTGGTGGCAGAGGCAATGTGGGTCGCGAGATGGGGATTCTCGAACAGCTTGATCACCCAGGGCCGCCGGCGGGGAGTAAACTTCATTCAGTGTCTGGTGCTGATGTTGAAGAATCTTTGGCGAAGCTTCAAATTGGTGATGCtgctgatgatgatggtgatggtgatctTGATGCTGATGCCCTTGGGGAGCAGCTAGGTGATTCCTTGTTGGTTGGGGATGAGTCTGAAGACAAGAATAACTCAAGGCAACGCCGTGCTCGGGAGAAG GATGCCAGATCATTAGATTCGAGAGGACAACGGTTACTAAGCCAGCGGCAAAGAATGTACAAAAGGCAGACGATATGTCGAAGGGACATAGATAATCTTAACGTTCCTTTTCTTGCAATATATGagtctctgattcctccagaggAAGAAAAGGTGAAGCAAACACAACTATTAGCGTTATTGAAGAAATTAGTTAGCAAAGAGTGGCCAGAAGCTCAACTTTATATTTATGGATCATGTGCTAATTCATTTGGCGTTTCTAAAAGTGATATTGATATTTGCCTTGCAATTGAGGAAGCAAACATGGAGAAATCCGATATTCTAATGAAATTGGCAGATATTTTACAATCAGATAATCTGCAGAATGTGCAG GCTTTGACTCGGGCAAGAGTTCCTATAGTAAAACTCATGGATCCAGCGACAGGAATTTCTTGTGACATATGCATCAACAACCTCCTTGCTGTTGTAAATACAAAGCTTCTTTGGGATTATGCTCAAATAGATGCAAGATTAAGGCAGTTGGCATTTATTATCAAACATTGGGCAAAGTCAAGAGGAGTGAATGAAACTTATCATGGAACCTTATCTAGCTATGC GTATGTCTTAATGTGCATTCATTTTTTGCAACAACGAAGGCCTGCTATCCTTCCTTGCTTACAG GAGATGGAATCGACGTACTCTGTTAAGGTGGACAATGTGAATTGTGCTTACTTTGATAAAGTTCGGACACTCGCTGATTTTGGACGCCCCAACAAGGAAACAATAGCTCAGTTAGTGTGGGGATTTTTCTATTATTGGGCCTACTGTCATGATTACGCAAATTCAGTTATATCTGTACGTACAGGAAGCATAATCAG TAAGCGAGAGAAGGACTGGACGAGGTGGGTTGGGAATGATCGGCATCTGATATGCATAGAGGATCCTTTTGAGATATCTCATGATCTGGGCAGAGTGGTGGATAAACGCAGTATCAAGGTTCTGAGGGAAGAGTTTGAACGTGCTGCTGATATAATGCAGTATGATCCAAATCCATGTGTTAAACTTTTTGAGCCCTATGTTCCTTCTTGA
- the LOC107626017 gene encoding glyoxylate/hydroxypyruvate reductase HPR3-like: FQISGKRIGIVGLGSIGMEVAKRLECFGCTILYHSKHKKSAVSYPFYNSVIDLAATSNALVLCCALNEETRHIVNREVMLALGKEGFIVNVGRGSLIDEKQLVKFLMDGEIGGAALDVFEDEPNVPKELLSMDNVVLTPHCAAFTSECIIKLCELVAGNIEASLSDKPLITQVKW; encoded by the coding sequence TTTCAGATATCAGGAAAGCGGATTGGCATAGTTGGACTCGGAAGCATTGGCATGGAAGTTGCTAAGAGACTCGAATGTTTTGGTTGCACCATCTTATACCACTCAAAGCATAAAAAATCTGCAGTTTCATACCCTTTCTATAACAGTGTTATTGACCTTGCTGCTACTAGCAATGCACTTGTTCTCTGTTGTGCACTGAATGAGGAAACAAGGCACATAGTAAACAGGGAAGTGATGTTGGCATTGGGAAAAGAAGGGTTCATTGTGAATGTTGGGAGAGGATCTCTTATTGATGAGAAGCAATTGGTGAAGTTTTTGATGGATGGTGAAATTGGTGGTGCTGCTTTGGATGTGTTTGAAGATGAACCTAATGTTCCTAAAGAGCTACTCAGTATGGATAATGTGGTTTTGACTCCACATTGTGCTGCTTTTACTTCTGAATGTATAATCAAATTGTGTGAACTTGTGGCTGGGAATATAGAAGCCTCGTTATCAGATAAGCCCTTAATTACTCAGGTGAAATGGTGA